The genomic DNA TCTTTATGACCACAAAAAAATAGGATACTCTACAAAAAAGAGTACCCTTTTTTCCATCCTGCCGTTCCCTTTTCTTGCATTCCTTACGCCATTGCCTTAACTAGCGCTTCAGCGTGATTTTCTTCAAACCAATGAATCTTTTCTCTCATTTGAACAACCTCTCCTACTAGAATGATAGAAGGGTGAGAGATTTGGTGCTTACTCACAATCTCTTCAATTGTTTCCAACGTTCCTGTTACGGTTCTTTGAACTGAGGTCGTCCCCCAATGAATGACTGCTACCGGTGTTGTTGCCTTTTTCCCATGAGATATTAGGTTCTTACAAATATTTGAAAGATTGTTTACACCCATATAAAAAGCAATCGTATCAATCCCTTTAGCAAGAGCCTCCCAATTTAAAAATTCACTTCCCTTTTCCACACACCCATGTCCCGTTACCATCGCAAAAGAGGTGGCATAATCTCGGTGTGTGACAGGAATACCCGCATAAGCTGAAGCGGCGATTCCTGCTGTTACTCCAGGGACCACTTCAAAAGAGATTCCATGTCTTGCTAAAAACTCCGCTTCCTCTCCCCCTCGACCAAATACAAACGGATCTCCGCCCTTCAACCTTGTTACAATCTTTCCTTTCATCGCCTGATCCACAAGCAGGTGATTGATTTCATCTTGAATCAAATGGTGTTTCCCCGGTCTTTTCCCGCTATAAATCAGTTCACAGTCTTCTTTCGCATGTTTCAGTAATTCTTTATTCACTAACCGATCATAAGAAATAACATCCGCTTTTTGAATGCACTCCAGCCCATACAATGTTAGTAATTTCGGGTCACCAGGACCTGCTCCAACGAGATATACCTTCCCTTTTTTCATTGAGATCCCTCCATCGTTGTTTCCATTCCTAAACGTATCTTCTTATCGTAATACTCTCGCATCTTCTCTTCTATAAATGAAAGATTGATATGTTCTTTTACATGTTCCGCTAGCTGGTTATACGCTTCCTCACGTTGAGAGCGAAACGCTACTCGGTCATGTTTTTCTTCTAGCCCCTTAACTTTCCGTATCTGATTAATAAGGGCTGCACGATACGAATCATTATCAAAGATTCCATGAAAGTACGTTCCGATTATTTGTTGATTTTCACTTATGACTCCATCGGTGGTGGTACCTTGAGTTATTAATGGTGTACATGGCTTTAGAAACGTCGTGACTCCCATATGAATTTCATAACCTTCCACATAATGAGTTTGGCCATTTGTCTGAATGGTCCCTTTTGATAGGGTCGTCGTTTTCTCAGATGTAATGATTGTATAGATTGGTAATAGGTTTAAACCGGCTTCGATTGATACCTTGGATTCAATACCCTCTGGATCCTCGACGGTTGCTCCAAGCATTTGGTAGCCTCCACATATTCCATACACAAAAGTTTTCCCATTTTTCGTGAGCCTCTGAATTTCATCATACAATCCGGATTGCTTAAGAAATATCAAATCCTCGATGGTATTTTTACTGCCAGGCAAGATAAGCAGATCAGGATCTTGAAGCTGTTCCTTGCTGCTGACAAGGCGTACATGGCAGTCTTCTTCTGATAAGAACGGGTCAATATCTGTAAAATTTGATATTTTAGGAAATTGAATGACTGCGATATCTATTTCTTTCTCTGAATCTCTTTCTGTGCTGTATAGCTTTAAGGCAACGGAGTCCTCTGCATCCACCTTCACGTTCGTATAAGGAACGACACCTAGAACTGGCACCCCTGTATACTCCGTAAACCAATCAAGACCTGGTTCGAGTAAGCTTACATCTCCCCTGAACTTATTGATAATCACCCCTATCACTCGGTCTCGATCACTCGCTTCAATTAACTGAAGCGTTCCGACTAAGCTTGCAAACACACCACCACGTTCAATGTCACCTACTAGGATGACAGGTGATTCCGTCATGTTCGCGACCCTCATATTTACTAATTCACGATCATTTAGATTAATTTCGGCTGGACTTCCTGCCCCCTCAATCACAATGCGCTCAAACTGTTGATCGAGTCGCTCGTACGCTTCTTTAATTAAGGTTAGTCCTTGTTGGAAGAAATCTTGACGATAAGCTCCTGCTTGCATATTTTTATATGGCTTCCCATGAACAACGATCTGTGCCTCATAGTCCCTCGATGGTTTAATTAAAATCGGATTCATATCTGTAGTTGCTATTGTTCGTGCGGCTTCAGCTTGAACGCCTTGAGCTCTTCCAATCTCCTTACCATCCAACGTGATATAAGAGTTTAATGCCAT from Robertmurraya sp. FSL R5-0851 includes the following:
- the cobA gene encoding uroporphyrinogen-III C-methyltransferase, producing the protein MKKGKVYLVGAGPGDPKLLTLYGLECIQKADVISYDRLVNKELLKHAKEDCELIYSGKRPGKHHLIQDEINHLLVDQAMKGKIVTRLKGGDPFVFGRGGEEAEFLARHGISFEVVPGVTAGIAASAYAGIPVTHRDYATSFAMVTGHGCVEKGSEFLNWEALAKGIDTIAFYMGVNNLSNICKNLISHGKKATTPVAVIHWGTTSVQRTVTGTLETIEEIVSKHQISHPSIILVGEVVQMREKIHWFEENHAEALVKAMA
- a CDS encoding cobyric acid synthase, which codes for MRRAQSIMIQGTHSDAGKSVISTALCRIFSDMGYKTAPFKSQNMALNSYITLDGKEIGRAQGVQAEAARTIATTDMNPILIKPSRDYEAQIVVHGKPYKNMQAGAYRQDFFQQGLTLIKEAYERLDQQFERIVIEGAGSPAEINLNDRELVNMRVANMTESPVILVGDIERGGVFASLVGTLQLIEASDRDRVIGVIINKFRGDVSLLEPGLDWFTEYTGVPVLGVVPYTNVKVDAEDSVALKLYSTERDSEKEIDIAVIQFPKISNFTDIDPFLSEEDCHVRLVSSKEQLQDPDLLILPGSKNTIEDLIFLKQSGLYDEIQRLTKNGKTFVYGICGGYQMLGATVEDPEGIESKVSIEAGLNLLPIYTIITSEKTTTLSKGTIQTNGQTHYVEGYEIHMGVTTFLKPCTPLITQGTTTDGVISENQQIIGTYFHGIFDNDSYRAALINQIRKVKGLEEKHDRVAFRSQREEAYNQLAEHVKEHINLSFIEEKMREYYDKKIRLGMETTMEGSQ